The genomic DNA TTCAATCATGAGAGTTTGAACAAACATGTTTGTTTGAGTGACTGGAATCTTTGGATCATCTTCAAGCGATTATTGAGGGGCAAAAGCCTAATTCTCCGTTGAAAATACGGAGGATTAGGCTTTTTTGTCTTTCAAAATGATTCACGTTGTAATGCCGCATTCTTGACGTTATTCGATTACAGGCGGTGTTTATTGAAATTATTGACTAAATGGGATAGGGATGTGTGGCGGTAAGCCGTATCATCTTGATGGTTGTGGTCAGGGACAAAATAATGAAAAATCCCTCTATAGGAGAGGGACGGTGACATTAATAGAGCGGTCGTTGGTTTTGACAAGGCGGAAATTCATGTATATCTTGAATCGTATGAAAATCGTATTGTTTCATGGCGAATTGTGCTTGATATAAGTATTCAATGACAAGAAGCTTTCCTCCGGATGTACCACACAAAACTCCTGAAGTACCTTGACCATTTATGAATGAAATTCCAACAGGCTGACCGATTAAATAGCCAATTTTTTGCTGCCATGGCATCGTCATCACTCCTTCTAATCCATCATATTAACGATGGAGTTTTCAAGTGCCTGTCCGATTTTTTAAGAGCTATTAATTCGTATGAGCTAAGACATAAGGTGCAATACCCGTATAAAACAAAAAGCATCACAAGGGATGCTGGATCTTGTCAACGGGTATTGTTCCTATTTGCTTGTTTTTCCATTTTTTCAAGCTCATTGGTTAAATCATCAATCTGTTTCTGCAAATTATTATTGTCTGCTTCTCCTTGGCGTTCTTCCTCTAGTGCAAGCACTGCGCAATGGTAGATATGACATCGCCGATTGTAGATACTACTTCACCGACGACAGCAAGCTCAGCTGCACGAATTGCTGTTGATACCTGATTGAATCCTCCACTATTTGTCATTAATAAGGTGGCCTCCAATAAAAAAATAAAAAAGCTCTACTTTTTTGCATATCACCATAGTCTATGAAAAAAAAGGAGCCTTTAACAATTTAATTTAGGAAGCTCAGTGAATTCTGAAAGAATTTAGCGTCTGAATTAATAGAAAAATGATTTTTTTGACCGATATAATATCAAAGAAGTCTATCGATTATGGAGAAAAGGAGGAAAAGTTCATGAAGATTACATTTAAACAATCAAACTTTAGTTTTCCTAAAATACCATCAAAAGATATGACTAAAAAGATGCGTCTATACTTGACGAGAAATCGGCTGAAAAACAAACGGACAAGTATACACCATCCGAGAAAGAAACGAGTGTTGTGTACAAAAAGCCCTCTTATAAGGCTGATGTCCAGACGATTGAACGGCTAAAGGCGGAAAGTGATAAAGCTTACGAGCAGTTACGGAATCTGGTGAGACAGCTTCTTCAAAAACAAGGTTTAAGCTTTGAAGATGTGGCACAAGGAGAGAAGCCGTTTGTTGTAGATGAGGAAACACTTTTGGAAGCGCAGGCAGCGGTAGAAGAGGGAGGTCCGTTTAGTCCCGAAAATGTCAGTGATCGTATCGTAGAATTTGCGAAAGCCATTTCTAGTGGGGATAAAAGTAAGTTTGAATTGTTGAAAGGCGCGATTGAAGAAGGATTTGGCGCTGCTGCAAAGGCATTGGACGGAGGAGTGACAAGTACAAATAGATTATTTCAGGTTATCGATTAGGTCTTGTGAAGAGGACTTTGTCGATAACCTTTTTTAAATCCTTGCTTTCACAGAAGGATTTTTCTTTTTCAAAAAGATATTTTAAAAAATGTATTCGATTGGTCTATTTCCCTCTATATAAAGAATAAAGGGGTATGACCACTATGACAATTTACTTAAAAGACTATGCACATTTTACAAACACACAGGATATGGACGAGGCGGCGCGCCGTCATGTGCTTGCGCATTGGAACGAGATGAACGACACGGATCGCGCTGTGCTGGAAGTAATTCGTCGTTACTCCGTGAAATACGGTGCCGCTCACTTAAAGCACGACACGATGGCGGATAAAATCAGCAAGTCCAACGTAACCGTTCGTCGTGCGATTCGTAAGTTAGAAAAGCTAGGCATTATCGAACGAATCCACTACATTCGCCCCGTGATGAGCGGGCTTGGGGCTAACATTTATACGATTTTACCCTTCGTTGACCATTCGACTTTGACCATGCTGGCAACAGTGGACAAGCCTAGTGATAGTAAGGCTGGGGACATGGTTCCCGCTACTGAATCTTGTTCTTCTCAATCTAAAAACATGAAGACCTATACTCTTACAGATACGTATCCTGCGGAGCCGATTCCTACACCTACTACGTTATTTGGAAGAATGAAAGATCTTTTATCCACCACAATTGGTGACAGTTCTGTAGCACGTCAATTATTCGGTATTTACCGAGCACAGTCATTACGTATGATGAAGTTTAGCATTCACGAGCACCAAGGCGAATTATTTGAACAGTTGGCCATGCAAGCACTGCATATTGTTGTGCAAGCGGCAAAGCGCAAAGAAGTTCGCAATATTGCTGGCTATTTTGATGGTGTATTGCGGAATTTGGTTGATAAGGCGTTGTTTGCGGATATTTTTATGGAATATGATGTGTCGTTTGATGGGTTATTATTTTGAAACAGTCGAAATGCGAACTGTTAAGCGGTATGACAGTGAATGGTGCGTGGGTACTGTATGCTCTTTATTCGGGGTGCTAATAAAATTGTTTGAGTGCCTGTCCTTTTTTTCTGGAGTTACATTAGTAATGGGGCGATATAAGATTTTTTTAGCGCGTGGTATTAGACGGATAATTATAAAAGGAAAAATTGATCATGCAGGTGATGCTAACTTTTGCTGTTCAAAATTTCAAGAAGATTGCCAGATAGTACGAGATAGAAATTAAGATAGCAATGAGGTATATCTAATTTTTTGACTTAAAACATTAGTTTGACAAGTGTGGGTGTTTGAATTAAGATGCAATATATTAAGTATATTGAATAATTTTAAATATATTTAAAATGGAGGATGAAAAAATGGATGATATTCATGAGAAAATTCGGGAGCTACGTAAAGAACGAAATTTGACCTTAAAAGAGTTAAGCGATATGACGGGACTATCTGGCGGATTTCTTTCCTTATTGGAACGAGGATCATCTTCACTTGCAATTACTTCACTAAAAAAAATTGCCGATGCTTTTAATGTTGATATCACGTACTTTTTTGATACTCCACAAGCGAATAAAAAGTTTCATATATCAAAGAGTGAGCAAAAAAAGTTCTGGATTGATTCGACAAACAATGCCTTTATAAAATTGAGTGGGCAGTTTTCAAATCGAACTTTGGAGTCGCTCGTCGTTGTTTTAGAACCAAATCAGCAAAAGGAATATGATGATTCTCATGCTGGGGAAGAGTTTTACTACGTTATTAAAGGAATGGTTCGTTTCACGGTAGATGGAGAAGAGTTCGATGTGAAAGAAGGAGAATCTATTCATTTTCCATCAAAACTACCACATGACTATGAAAATCCTGAAGATAGTGAATCGACTTTACTTTGTGTAATGACACAACTCATTTTCTGATAGCTGTATTGATCTTCATTGAGATTTATATTACTGAGCGAGAGAAGGGGAAGTTATGCGAGTCGCAACCGATATTGGAGGTACATTTACAGATCTTGTTTATATTGATAAAAATGATGATGTGAAAGTCGCGAAGAGCCCGACAACACCACCGGATTTTGAAAAAGGTGTAATAGATGTTATTCGTAAAAGTGGTGTCGATTATACGCAGATTGAAAATTTCATCCATGGTTCGACAGTAGTCATTAATGCGATTACAGAACGAAAAGGAGTAAAAACGGCGTTAATTACAACACAAGGTTTTCGAGATGTTCTTGAAATCGCGCGTGGTAATCGACCAGACCTTTTTAATATTCGATATGAAAAGCCTGTGCCATTTGTAGAGCGCTATTTACGAAAGGAAGTAAAAGAGCGCCTAAATTCAAAAGGTGAAGTAGTTTTACCTTTGGATTTAAGCGATTTAAAAACAGTTCTTGAAGAATTGAAAGCGGAGGGAGTAGAGGCAATAGCCATTGCATATCTACATGCCTATATTAATCCGGATCATGAGCTGCGGACGAAGGAATACATTCTTCAAGAGTGGCCTGAAGTTTTTGTAAGCGCTTCGCATGAAGTGACGATGGAGTGGAGGGAGTATGAGCGTACGAGTAGTACGGTTTTGAATGCTTATGTGAAACCAATTGCTTCTACGTATATTGATAAGCTCGATAATGAGTTACAGAAAATGATGTCGAGCCGAAATTATATTATGCAATCAAATGGTGGAACAACCACTTTCGAACATGCAAAGGATTTGCCTATTCATATGTTGGAATCAGGTCCTGTAGCAGGCGTTTATGGGTCGGCAGTTCTAGGAAATGAAATTGGTGAATCCAATATCATTGCATTTGATATTGGCGGAACAACGGCCAAATGTTCACTAATTGAAAAAGGTGAAATGAAAGTATCGACAGATTATTATATTGAGAAAAATAGTTATCATGCAGGTTATCCGATTAAAGTACCGGTTGTAGATATCGTTGAAATTGGAAATGGTGGCGGTTCAATTGCCTGGATAGATGAAGTAGGTTCCTTGAAAGTAGGGCCTCAATCGGCAGGAGCATTGCCGGGGCCAATTGCTTATGGCCGGGGGGGAACTGAACCCACTACAACAGATGCCAACTTATTAACTGGAAGGCTATCGCCTGTTAACTTTGATTATCCTGTCGATCTATCCGCAATTGAAGCAGGGATTACAAATAAAATTGCCAGTAAATTTTCAATTTCAGCTGTCGATGCGGCGTTAGGTATTATTCGGATTGCAAATGCCAATATGTTAACGGCGTTAAAGCTAATTTCCATACGAAAAGGTCATGATCCACGCCAATTTTCAATGGTTGCTTTCGGCGGCGGGGGATCTATGCATGCTGCAGCATTAGCTAAAGAGCTTGGTGTAAAAAAAGTAATTATTCCTTTTGCGTCACCCGTTTTTTCCGCTTGGGGAATGTTGATGACGGATTTGCGTCAAGACTCTATTATGACGTATAGCAAACCGTTGGATGGACTTGATTTTGATGCTACACAGGACAAGTGGCTTGAGATTGAAAATCGTTTATGGCAGCAGTTTAAAGAAGATGGTGTGGATGAAACCATCATTTTCTCGCGCTTTGTCGATATTCGTTATTCGGGTCAAGAACATACAGTGAAAATCCCGGTACCAAACGGTCGTTGGGTGAATGAAACGCTGGAACATATTAAACAGAGTTTTCATGAACAACATGAAAAAAATTATACATTCCGTTTAGAGGATGCTAGTTGTGAGATTGTTAGTTTGCATGTAACTGCTTTTGGAAAAGTTCAAAAGCCTACAATCAATAAAAAAGAAAATACGAATGCTATTGAACAATCTTTTAAAGAAGTGCGTCCTGTCTATTTTGAGCAAGTAGGGTGGGTCGACACGCCTATCTATGACCGTGAATCCATGCCAACGGGTCATCTATTAAGTGGACCAGCAATTATTGAAGAAAAGGCAGCCGTTACACTCATCGAACAAGGACAAACCATTCATGCTGACATATATGGAAATTTAATTATAGATACGGGGGTGCTGGTGGATGAGCAACTTTAAGCATATAGGGGCTTCTCAAGATCCGTTTACATTAGAAATTGTTAAGGATACATTGCTTTCAATTGGTGATGAAATGTTTCATACGTTGGCGAGAACTTCAATGAGTCCTATTATTTATGAAGTATTAGACTTTGCTTGTGGTCTTACTGACAACAAGGGTCAGTTATTAACGCAGGGAAATGGTGTGGCTGGTTTTATCGGAACATTAAGTTATATGGTGCGTGAAGTTGTTGCCAAGTACAATTCCAAAGATCGTATTCGACCAGGAGATATTTTTATTATTAACGATCCATATGGTGGTGGAGGAACTCACTTATCTGATGTGGGGCTCGTCATGCCGATATTTTACAACGATGAATTACTTGGATTTTCGGCAAATAAAGCGCATTGGACAGAAGTTGGTGGAAAAGATCCAGGTTCGTTTACGAATGATTCTACTGATATTTATCAAGAAGGTTTGCAGTTCCCGTGTATTAAATTATGCGATGCTGGGAGATTGAATGAACCACTTGTAGAAATGATTAAGAGTAATGTGCGGTTTCCGGAATTATCTATCGGCGATATGTGGGCGCAGATAGCTGCATTGAAGATTGGTGACAAACGATTCGTAGAATTGTGCACAAAGTATGGAAAGGAAACGGTAACGGCTTCCATTGAATTACTGTTAAATCAAGGCGAACAGATGGCTATAAGTGCTATTCGGAATCTCCCGAATGGTGTTTATACGGCAAATAATTTCATTGATGGCGATGGTTTAGGAAATGGGCCGTTTGGCATTCAAGTTAAAGTGACAATCACGGATGATCGCTTTATTTGTGATTTTAGGGGAAGTCATCCTCAAGTTCCGGGACCAGTGAATGGCTCGTATACAACATTAGTAACGGACGTACGAACAGTATTTTTAGCAATTACGAATCCATCGCAAGATGCAAACGACGGCGTATTTCGTCCACTTGAAGTTCTCACTGATAAAGGGTCAATCTTTTCAGCTGAGCGACCTGCACCTGTTTCTAACTATTGGGAAAGTGGTTCTTCGGGTGGGGATTTAGTTTGCCAAGCTCTTGCATCAATTTTACCTGATCGATTATCTGCGGGACATTTTTTGTCAGTTTGCTCCGTAACGTTATCAGGACAGCAGCCTGAATCGGGTGAACCATTCCTGATTGTCGAGCCCTCTGTCGGTGGATGGGGCGCAGGACATGGGCAAGACGGTGCACGTGGTCAGTTTTGTATCGGAGATGGCGAGACGTATAATATTCCAGTTGAAATAGCGGAATCTCGTTATGGCATTATGATAGATGAATACAAATTACGTTGTGATGGCAAAGGTGCGGGAGAATTCATAGGAGGTTCTGGTGTTGTACGTTCTTATCGAGTGTTGACAGATAATCAGACAGCAACTGTAACATATGGTCGTCATCTCTATGCTCCGTGGGGTGTTGACGGGGGTGAAGAAGGCTCGACAAATGAATTTTCGATTCATAAAAGTAATGGCGAGGTAGATGGACCTTATGGCATGTATGCACGTTATGTGCTAAATCAGGGGGATGTTTTAGAGTTAGTAACTGGAACAGGTGGCGGCTATGGTAATCCATTTAATCGTCCAGTGAATAAAGTTAGGCAAGATGTGAAAAACGGTTACTATTCGATTCAAGATGCTGAACAAAAGTATGGCGTTATACTGGATGGCGAGATGTGTGAGGTAATCGGTGAGACTCAGGCAAGAGTTGGCTTTTTGGAAGGTGAACGAGTGTGAGTGCAGTGGAAAAGAAGGAAAAAGTTGTAGTTACTGACGAGGTACTATCCTCAGTTCCTTTGAATGAAAGACAGCACTGGATCTTTCCGGCAATGATTTTTGGGGGATTGGAATTTTCAATCCCGGTCCTGTTAACAGGAGCAGTATTAGCAACACATTTTGGGATTTCCAAAGTGTTTTGGATTTTATTCGTTACACTTTTTATCGTTCAATGGATTGGGAATGCTGTAACAGGCTATATGGGTGCGAAAACAGGAATTTCTTCTTCAGTATTAGCGAGAAGTAGTTTCGGACACATCCAAGCTAGATGGGTTATTGGATTAATCACATTTTTTGTAGGGATTGGCTGGTGGGCATTACAAACTGCTGTGACAGGAGAAGCGATTGCGGCAATGTTTGGCATTGATTATAAGCAAAATATCGGAATGCTTGCGTTAATTACAACAATTTGTGGATTGTTATTTGCTTTGCCGTCAATTTTAGGGTATTCCTCAATGAAATGGACAGATATAGTAGCTGTCCCGGCAGGTTTATTACTGGTAGTTACAGGGATTTACTTGGTTTTAAGGGATTCAGGTTGGGAAGTTATTACGGCATGGAAACCAGAATCCACTATGACATTTGTAGCTGCAATTAGTTTAGTTTTAGGTATGAACGTATCACAGTGGGTCGGTGTGCAAGATTATACCCGTTTTGCAAAACCAAAAGTGAAGGATAATGTGTTAATTCCCTTAGGGATCATTGGTGTAGGGTTTCCTCTATTTTTAGTAGGGGCAATTATGTCTGTCGGTGCTGGGGAAGCTGATATTGTTCAAATTATGTTGAATTTAGGTTTTCCAGTATGGGGCTTTTTAATACTTTGGCTTTCGACTTGGACGAGTCAAATCGTTAATAGTTATAGTATGGGATTATCAATGGCCAATATGTTTAATATTAACTCTAGTAAAGGGAGAGCCATTTTAACGTTAATTGGAACGATTATTGGTATTGGTTTAGCATTAGGTGGAGTTTTACAATACTTCGAAAACTTCCTCTATATTTCAGGGATTATTTATGGACCAATAGCCGGTGTTATGATTGCAGATTTCTTTTTCATTCGTAAACAATCTTATAAGGATAATCCTGGTTGGAATTGGCTTGCATCTTTTGCTATGGGCGTTGGGATTGCCACCGCTTATTGGACCCAGTATGTTCAAGAGATGGGGATTCCGGCCGTTCAGTCTTTATTCGTTTCGGCAATTCTTTATTTGATTTTGATGAATGTGAAACGGAAAATGAAACCTGATCAGTTTACAGCGGTGTAATCGTAATTATACCTTTTGGGGTTATATGGAATTTATAAAGGTGGTAGTGGGTTTGAGAATTTTAAGTTTACAAGAGGCGGAAGATATACTCTATGGTGCATGCATTCATGGTGCTGGTGGCGGAGGTAGTTTGAAAGAGGGGTTAGCATTATTAAAAGCGATTTATGAGCGGGGCCAGCAGATTAAGCTGATTTCACTCGATGAGGTTGAAGACGCGTGGTTAATAGTTTCGCCATATTATGTGGGATCCGTTGCACCTCCAACTGCAGAGGCAGCGCTGAAACTGGAAGGTTTGGAAGTAATGGAGGGAAATCCGTCCGTATTCGCTACCTTGGCTTTACAAAAACATTTGAAGCAGGAAATAAAGGCAATTTGTGCAACAGAACTTGGAGGAAATACAGCGTGGGCAATGGATGTCGCAGCCCAATTGAATCTTCCTATAATTGACGCGGATCCTGCGGGAAGGGCAGTTCCCGACCTGGCACATACGACATTTAATGTATTTGGTGCTTCCATTACACCGTTTGCTCTGGCTAACCGCTATGGTGATAGTTTAGTTGTGGAATCCGTTGTAAATCATGATCGAGCCGATCAAATTGCGCGTTCTTTTGCATCTGTTTCAGGTAACTTTTCTGGAATCTGCGATCATCCACTTCAAGGAGATCGATTTAAAGAAATTGTGATTGATAAGACTTTAACAAAGTCCGAACAACTTGGGAGAGCAAGGCGAGAAGCACTTGAACAACAAAAAAGTCCTATCCAGGCGTTGTTAACTAAGCCGAATGTTACGCTTATTACGGAGGGAACGGTAATTCAATCGGATTGGCGGGATGCCACTGGATTTATTGAGGGCGATTTTGTTGTAGAACCTTTTGGTCATACTAACGAAGCTGAACATTTTTCCATTTGGTTTAGAAATGAGAACATGTATATTAAAAAAGATGAGCAGCTAATTTCGATTATTCCTGATGTTATTACTGTTCTCGATTTCGAGACGGGTGAACCAATTTTGAATCCTACTTGTAAAGTTGGTGAAAAGGTGGCCATTGTAAATATATCCTCTCCAGAAATCTGGACAACGGAGCAGGGGTTAGAGGTTTTTGGTCCGAACTATATTGGGATGAGTAATGAGGATTACAACGGGTTAAAAAAGTAAAGAAGTTTATATCGTTCATGGGATTTTTGGTGGTTACATTGACAACGTAGCAGACGGGAAGTTCTATATTCAAGAACTTTCGAAGTAGATGAGAAAGCAAAAATGGTATAACAAAAGAAGCAAGGGACAAGGCGTCCTTGCTTTTTTTGTTTGCTCATCATGGGCGTAGTCTAGCTAATTCAATCATCTCTTCCTACTTAAATTATACCACCATTTATTAATGATTTACAGACTACTCTTTTCCAACCCCCTATACTACACTGTTATATACAAATCGATATAAGGGGTGTATCAGCATGAATGATAACAAAGATGTTTTAGATAAAGGTCCTTTCTTCCATGGTACGAAAGCTGAGCTGAAAATTGGGGATTTATTGGAGCCGAATTATTTATCCAATTATCAAGATAGGAAATCGAATTATATCTATTTTACCGCCACATTACATGCGGCTAAATGGGGTGCTGAATTAGCGAGATCTACGTCGAAAGAGAGAATTTATATTGTGGAACCATTAGGTGATTTTGAAAATGACCCGAACGTGACAGATAAAAGATTTCCTGGAAACCCAACACGTTCTTATCGATCTACATCACCTTTAAAAATAGTAGCTGAATTAGGCGTATGGGAAAGACATTCTGATGAAGAAATCGATCATATGCTTACATCTTTAAAAGAGTTGAGCGAACGAGGGGAAAATGTCATATACGATTAATCCATAAATGAATGTTATGATGATAACCAAAAAGGAGTGGTCGACGATGATTAATGAAACAGACATCAAGCATTTAGAGCGTTGTATCGAACTTGCAAACGATGCGTTGCGTATCGGGGACGAGCCATTTGGTTCTATTCTTGTTTCAGCTGGCGGGGATGTGCTTAAAGAGGATCATAATCGTGTGTCAGGCGGAGATCATACCCAGCATCCTGAATTCGCCATTGCACGTTGGGCTGCTGAAAATATGACGCCTGTAGAAAGAAGTCAGGCAACGGTTTATACATCTGGCGAACATTGTCCGATGTGTGCGGCAGCTCATGGGTGGGTGGGATTAGGGCGCATTGTGTATGCGAGTTCTTCTAGCCAACTTGCGGGGTGGTTAGCAGAAATCGGCGTCCCTGCATCTCGTGTTCGCAATTTACCGATTCAAGAAGTGATTCGAGATATTGAGGTAGATGGTCCGGTTCCAGAGCTTGCCGAACAAGTGCGGCAGCTACATTGGCAGTTGCATAAAGGGGAATGATTTTGGGGTAATCATTTAATCGTGAAAGTTTAAGCATGTTTCGTTAAACGCACGCATTTTTTGGAGTGACTAGCGCCTTTAATGTTATGTATTGGAAATTGGAGCTATAATAGGGTGTAGGCGCTAGTTGCTTCTACTTTTATGCGTGAAGGGAGAAGAAGATGGGGAGTTATTACGAGGAATATGGCGACAAAGAAGGGCCTCTTTTACTGTTTATTCACGGAGGTGGAGTGGGCGGTTGGATGTGGGACAAGCAGGTAGCTTATTTTACGGAATACCATTGCCTTGTTCCGACACTACAAGGGCACGGGGAAAGAAGTGGGGAATCTAGTTTTACCATTAAAAGCAATGCCCAGGAAATCATCGAGTTAATCGAAGAACATAAGAGAGGGCGAGATGTCCACCTCATCGGTTTTTCCATCGGCGCTCAAATTGCGCTTGAAATTTTAAGCCTCGCTCCGACCCTTGTACAGTCAGCTGTCATTAATAGTGCACTTGTCTTGCCTATGAAAATGACCAGCAGATTTATTGCACCATCTATTAAAATGACTTCTTTTTTGATTAAAAACAGGTCGTTTTCTCGTATACAAGCGAAAGAATTGTATATAGATGAGCATTATTTTGAACAATATTATGAGGACAGTGTGAACATGAGGATTGATACACTGATTGCGGTGCTTAAAGAGAATATGGCTTATGACTTACCAATAGATATTGCGGAGTCGACTGCACGAATTTTAGTCACAGTAGGTGACAAGGAAAAAGGAATGATGAAGAAATCAGCTCTTAAGATTGCTGAAAGTCATCCGAATTGTTCTAGCATTGTCATTTCGCAAGTAGGACATGGCTTTTCATTTGCCCAGCCTGAACGATTCAATCAGCTAGTGGAGGAATGGTTACATAAGTAAAAGGTCAACATACTTAACTATATAAGTTGAACTAAAGAATCCGGCCACGTGCTGATTTCCGTTCCGAGCGGACGCTTTCCGCGGGCACGGCTTCAGCCTCCTCGTCACTCCAGTCGGCTGGAGAATGTAAGAATCATAAATTCAACATATATAAGTTGAATTTTATTCGAGTGACTGGCCCTCTTTTAATATTCCCCATTTGTAATTGTCAGCATTCTCCTATATGATAAAATCAATAGAAAGTTAGATAAAAGCAGTAGGTGCCTTTCGAGGAGAATAGGGAATGAAGTGAAAGCCTTCAGCGGACCCGCCACTGTAAAGGGAAGTTTTATTTGGCATACCACTGGGAGTGATTCTGGGAAGGTAAATAAAACGATGACCCTGAGCCAGG from Sporosarcina sp. FSL K6-1522 includes the following:
- a CDS encoding cytosine permease, with the protein product MSAVEKKEKVVVTDEVLSSVPLNERQHWIFPAMIFGGLEFSIPVLLTGAVLATHFGISKVFWILFVTLFIVQWIGNAVTGYMGAKTGISSSVLARSSFGHIQARWVIGLITFFVGIGWWALQTAVTGEAIAAMFGIDYKQNIGMLALITTICGLLFALPSILGYSSMKWTDIVAVPAGLLLVVTGIYLVLRDSGWEVITAWKPESTMTFVAAISLVLGMNVSQWVGVQDYTRFAKPKVKDNVLIPLGIIGVGFPLFLVGAIMSVGAGEADIVQIMLNLGFPVWGFLILWLSTWTSQIVNSYSMGLSMANMFNINSSKGRAILTLIGTIIGIGLALGGVLQYFENFLYISGIIYGPIAGVMIADFFFIRKQSYKDNPGWNWLASFAMGVGIATAYWTQYVQEMGIPAVQSLFVSAILYLILMNVKRKMKPDQFTAV
- a CDS encoding nucleoside deaminase gives rise to the protein MINETDIKHLERCIELANDALRIGDEPFGSILVSAGGDVLKEDHNRVSGGDHTQHPEFAIARWAAENMTPVERSQATVYTSGEHCPMCAAAHGWVGLGRIVYASSSSQLAGWLAEIGVPASRVRNLPIQEVIRDIEVDGPVPELAEQVRQLHWQLHKGE
- a CDS encoding helix-turn-helix domain-containing protein, which encodes MTIYLKDYAHFTNTQDMDEAARRHVLAHWNEMNDTDRAVLEVIRRYSVKYGAAHLKHDTMADKISKSNVTVRRAIRKLEKLGIIERIHYIRPVMSGLGANIYTILPFVDHSTLTMLATVDKPSDSKAGDMVPATESCSSQSKNMKTYTLTDTYPAEPIPTPTTLFGRMKDLLSTTIGDSSVARQLFGIYRAQSLRMMKFSIHEHQGELFEQLAMQALHIVVQAAKRKEVRNIAGYFDGVLRNLVDKALFADIFMEYDVSFDGLLF
- a CDS encoding DUF917 domain-containing protein, yielding MRILSLQEAEDILYGACIHGAGGGGSLKEGLALLKAIYERGQQIKLISLDEVEDAWLIVSPYYVGSVAPPTAEAALKLEGLEVMEGNPSVFATLALQKHLKQEIKAICATELGGNTAWAMDVAAQLNLPIIDADPAGRAVPDLAHTTFNVFGASITPFALANRYGDSLVVESVVNHDRADQIARSFASVSGNFSGICDHPLQGDRFKEIVIDKTLTKSEQLGRARREALEQQKSPIQALLTKPNVTLITEGTVIQSDWRDATGFIEGDFVVEPFGHTNEAEHFSIWFRNENMYIKKDEQLISIIPDVITVLDFETGEPILNPTCKVGEKVAIVNISSPEIWTTEQGLEVFGPNYIGMSNEDYNGLKK
- the arr gene encoding NAD(+)--rifampin ADP-ribosyltransferase gives rise to the protein MNDNKDVLDKGPFFHGTKAELKIGDLLEPNYLSNYQDRKSNYIYFTATLHAAKWGAELARSTSKERIYIVEPLGDFENDPNVTDKRFPGNPTRSYRSTSPLKIVAELGVWERHSDEEIDHMLTSLKELSERGENVIYD
- a CDS encoding hydantoinase/oxoprolinase family protein, which encodes MRVATDIGGTFTDLVYIDKNDDVKVAKSPTTPPDFEKGVIDVIRKSGVDYTQIENFIHGSTVVINAITERKGVKTALITTQGFRDVLEIARGNRPDLFNIRYEKPVPFVERYLRKEVKERLNSKGEVVLPLDLSDLKTVLEELKAEGVEAIAIAYLHAYINPDHELRTKEYILQEWPEVFVSASHEVTMEWREYERTSSTVLNAYVKPIASTYIDKLDNELQKMMSSRNYIMQSNGGTTTFEHAKDLPIHMLESGPVAGVYGSAVLGNEIGESNIIAFDIGGTTAKCSLIEKGEMKVSTDYYIEKNSYHAGYPIKVPVVDIVEIGNGGGSIAWIDEVGSLKVGPQSAGALPGPIAYGRGGTEPTTTDANLLTGRLSPVNFDYPVDLSAIEAGITNKIASKFSISAVDAALGIIRIANANMLTALKLISIRKGHDPRQFSMVAFGGGGSMHAAALAKELGVKKVIIPFASPVFSAWGMLMTDLRQDSIMTYSKPLDGLDFDATQDKWLEIENRLWQQFKEDGVDETIIFSRFVDIRYSGQEHTVKIPVPNGRWVNETLEHIKQSFHEQHEKNYTFRLEDASCEIVSLHVTAFGKVQKPTINKKENTNAIEQSFKEVRPVYFEQVGWVDTPIYDRESMPTGHLLSGPAIIEEKAAVTLIEQGQTIHADIYGNLIIDTGVLVDEQL
- a CDS encoding XRE family transcriptional regulator, translated to MDDIHEKIRELRKERNLTLKELSDMTGLSGGFLSLLERGSSSLAITSLKKIADAFNVDITYFFDTPQANKKFHISKSEQKKFWIDSTNNAFIKLSGQFSNRTLESLVVVLEPNQQKEYDDSHAGEEFYYVIKGMVRFTVDGEEFDVKEGESIHFPSKLPHDYENPEDSESTLLCVMTQLIF
- a CDS encoding alpha/beta hydrolase, encoding MGSYYEEYGDKEGPLLLFIHGGGVGGWMWDKQVAYFTEYHCLVPTLQGHGERSGESSFTIKSNAQEIIELIEEHKRGRDVHLIGFSIGAQIALEILSLAPTLVQSAVINSALVLPMKMTSRFIAPSIKMTSFLIKNRSFSRIQAKELYIDEHYFEQYYEDSVNMRIDTLIAVLKENMAYDLPIDIAESTARILVTVGDKEKGMMKKSALKIAESHPNCSSIVISQVGHGFSFAQPERFNQLVEEWLHK
- a CDS encoding hydantoinase B/oxoprolinase family protein, giving the protein MSNFKHIGASQDPFTLEIVKDTLLSIGDEMFHTLARTSMSPIIYEVLDFACGLTDNKGQLLTQGNGVAGFIGTLSYMVREVVAKYNSKDRIRPGDIFIINDPYGGGGTHLSDVGLVMPIFYNDELLGFSANKAHWTEVGGKDPGSFTNDSTDIYQEGLQFPCIKLCDAGRLNEPLVEMIKSNVRFPELSIGDMWAQIAALKIGDKRFVELCTKYGKETVTASIELLLNQGEQMAISAIRNLPNGVYTANNFIDGDGLGNGPFGIQVKVTITDDRFICDFRGSHPQVPGPVNGSYTTLVTDVRTVFLAITNPSQDANDGVFRPLEVLTDKGSIFSAERPAPVSNYWESGSSGGDLVCQALASILPDRLSAGHFLSVCSVTLSGQQPESGEPFLIVEPSVGGWGAGHGQDGARGQFCIGDGETYNIPVEIAESRYGIMIDEYKLRCDGKGAGEFIGGSGVVRSYRVLTDNQTATVTYGRHLYAPWGVDGGEEGSTNEFSIHKSNGEVDGPYGMYARYVLNQGDVLELVTGTGGGYGNPFNRPVNKVRQDVKNGYYSIQDAEQKYGVILDGEMCEVIGETQARVGFLEGERV